Proteins co-encoded in one Rubrobacter indicoceani genomic window:
- a CDS encoding MmgE/PrpD family protein, whose translation MLRRDPFGFAPEPGTTAGLAAFAANLRCEDLPDAAVERTKDLFLDWLASALAGREARPVAALEKFARAMGPQGGPVEVLTDRSRTSPLFGAMVNAASSHVVEQDDVHNGSVFHPAAVVFPAALAAAQETGAAGRDFIAACVAGYEVGIRVGEFLGRSHYRVFHTTGTAGTPASAVAVSRLLDLSEDETLHALGSAGTQAAGLWEFLGDAADSKQLHTAKAASDGLLSAYLARDGLTGAKRILEGRQGMGAGMSTDADPSRLSEGLGERWAVLETSFKFHASCRHTHPAADALLAGMEEHGLAAGDIRRVTARVHRGAVDVLGSVRDPQTVHQSKFSMGFVLALIAVRGRAGITDFTEAALKDGELRAFHDKVGMVVDREVDAAYPKRWIGLVDIETADGEIVTARVDEPKGDPQNTLSRDEIEEKTKSLAAFGNGADREEVKRIIARAWNLENEVNVRDMLPAGGSPTTV comes from the coding sequence ATGCTCCGGCGCGACCCCTTCGGCTTCGCGCCGGAGCCCGGTACGACGGCGGGTCTTGCCGCCTTTGCGGCGAACCTGCGCTGTGAAGACCTCCCGGATGCGGCGGTAGAGCGGACCAAGGACCTTTTTCTGGACTGGCTGGCCTCCGCGCTCGCTGGGCGCGAGGCGCGGCCCGTCGCCGCCCTTGAGAAGTTTGCCCGGGCGATGGGGCCGCAGGGCGGGCCGGTCGAGGTGCTCACGGACCGGTCCCGCACGTCGCCGCTGTTCGGGGCGATGGTCAACGCCGCCTCATCGCACGTTGTGGAGCAGGACGACGTTCACAACGGCTCGGTCTTTCATCCGGCGGCGGTTGTCTTTCCGGCGGCTCTGGCGGCTGCGCAGGAGACCGGGGCAGCGGGTCGGGACTTCATCGCCGCCTGCGTCGCGGGTTACGAGGTCGGGATCAGGGTCGGGGAATTTCTCGGACGCAGCCACTACAGGGTCTTCCACACCACGGGGACGGCGGGGACGCCCGCATCGGCGGTGGCGGTCTCGCGCCTGCTCGACCTCTCAGAAGACGAGACGCTTCACGCCCTCGGTTCGGCGGGGACGCAGGCGGCGGGGCTCTGGGAGTTTCTTGGAGACGCCGCCGACTCAAAGCAGCTCCACACCGCAAAGGCCGCCTCCGACGGGCTGCTTTCAGCGTACCTCGCCCGGGATGGTCTCACCGGGGCGAAGCGCATCCTCGAGGGCCGGCAGGGGATGGGTGCGGGGATGTCGACCGACGCCGATCCGTCACGCCTGTCAGAGGGGCTCGGGGAGCGGTGGGCGGTCCTTGAAACCTCGTTCAAGTTCCACGCTTCGTGCAGGCATACGCACCCGGCGGCGGACGCGCTGCTCGCCGGGATGGAGGAGCACGGCCTTGCGGCGGGCGACATCCGGCGTGTAACCGCGCGGGTACACCGTGGGGCGGTGGACGTGCTCGGCTCGGTCAGGGACCCGCAGACAGTCCACCAGTCAAAGTTCTCTATGGGCTTCGTGCTGGCCCTGATCGCGGTTCGAGGGCGGGCGGGAATCACGGACTTCACCGAAGCCGCGCTGAAGGACGGGGAGCTGCGAGCCTTTCACGACAAGGTCGGGATGGTCGTGGACCGGGAAGTGGATGCGGCGTATCCGAAGCGGTGGATCGGCCTCGTGGACATCGAGACTGCGGACGGTGAAATCGTAACCGCCCGCGTGGACGAGCCTAAGGGCGACCCGCAGAACACGCTCTCCCGGGACGAGATCGAAGAAAAAACGAAAAGCCTCGCCGCCTTTGGAAACGGGGCGGACAGAGAAGAGGTAAAGAGGATAATCGCCCGCGCGTGGAACCTCGAAAACGAAGTGAACGTCCGGGACATGCTCCCGGCGGGCGGATCACCGACGACGGTCTGA
- a CDS encoding SDR family NAD(P)-dependent oxidoreductase, with protein sequence MSEAPRESISPAELRGRAAVITGGANGIGLATAKRLADLGMKLCLVDWNEEALKQARNGLLPLVSDEADVVTGVVDVSDYAQVEAFRDAVYERFGEVALLMNNAGIDGGEMKPWDGPERWRRVMEVNFFGVTNGVGAFTERMIGQGTPAAIVNTGSKEGITTPPGNAAYSASKAGVKVLTEQLAYELRQIENCRVSAHLLVPGWTFTAINTEDFENAEKPDGAWTADRVAEFLLENLEAGNFYILCPDNSVTREMDERRVAWAAGDLVENRPALSRWHPDHATAFERSMEGVKRP encoded by the coding sequence ATGAGCGAAGCACCCAGAGAATCTATCTCCCCGGCGGAACTCAGGGGCCGGGCTGCGGTTATCACGGGCGGGGCGAATGGAATAGGACTGGCAACGGCGAAGCGGCTCGCCGATCTGGGCATGAAGCTCTGCCTCGTTGACTGGAACGAGGAAGCCCTGAAGCAGGCGCGCAACGGACTCCTGCCGCTTGTCTCCGACGAGGCTGACGTCGTGACCGGGGTCGTGGACGTGTCGGACTACGCGCAGGTCGAGGCCTTCCGGGACGCGGTCTACGAGCGCTTCGGGGAGGTCGCCCTGCTCATGAACAATGCCGGGATAGACGGCGGGGAAATGAAGCCCTGGGACGGGCCGGAGCGCTGGCGGCGCGTCATGGAGGTCAACTTCTTCGGCGTGACCAACGGGGTCGGGGCGTTCACCGAGCGCATGATAGGACAGGGAACCCCGGCGGCGATAGTGAACACCGGCTCAAAGGAAGGCATCACCACCCCGCCCGGAAACGCCGCGTACTCGGCGTCGAAGGCCGGGGTCAAGGTCCTCACCGAGCAGCTCGCCTACGAGTTGCGTCAGATAGAAAACTGCCGGGTCAGCGCGCACCTGCTTGTACCCGGCTGGACGTTCACCGCTATAAACACGGAAGATTTCGAGAACGCCGAGAAGCCGGACGGAGCGTGGACGGCGGACAGGGTCGCTGAATTCCTGCTCGAGAACCTTGAAGCCGGGAACTTCTACATCCTCTGCCCGGACAACTCCGTAACCCGCGAGATGGACGAACGGCGCGTGGCGTGGGCCGCCGGTGACCTTGTAGAGAACCGACCCGCCCTTTCGCGCTGGCACCCGGATCACGCCACCGCTTTCGAGCGTTCGATGGAGGGCGTGAAGAGGCCGTAG
- a CDS encoding ParA family protein: MIVTVTSHKGGVGKTVTAVHLAAYFTERFGEGSTVLIDTDPNASAIEWSERGRLPFQVVEPSAEPGGEEHVILDSQGRLGGEDLEAAVDDSDLLVIPTSPEALSLNALMLLVDDLKALGGRAEYRVLLTMVPWWNRSGTGARKALEAEGIPLLDGEIRRREAFQTAALQGVPVYDVNDRRAKQGWEDYKKIGRQVIKLR; the protein is encoded by the coding sequence GTGATCGTCACGGTTACATCTCACAAGGGCGGGGTCGGAAAGACGGTTACGGCGGTCCATCTGGCGGCGTATTTCACGGAGCGGTTCGGTGAGGGGTCGACGGTGCTTATAGATACGGATCCGAACGCGAGCGCCATCGAGTGGTCGGAGCGGGGGAGGCTGCCCTTTCAGGTTGTGGAGCCGAGCGCGGAGCCGGGGGGAGAAGAGCATGTCATCCTCGACTCCCAGGGGCGGCTCGGGGGGGAGGATCTGGAGGCGGCGGTGGACGACAGCGACCTGCTCGTGATACCCACGTCGCCGGAGGCTCTTTCGCTCAACGCGCTGATGCTGCTCGTGGATGATCTCAAGGCGCTCGGGGGCCGGGCCGAGTACCGGGTTCTGCTGACGATGGTCCCCTGGTGGAACAGGTCGGGGACTGGGGCGAGAAAAGCTCTGGAGGCAGAGGGGATACCGCTTCTGGATGGTGAGATCCGCCGCCGGGAGGCGTTTCAGACCGCCGCGCTTCAGGGCGTTCCGGTGTACGACGTGAATGATCGGCGGGCAAAGCAGGGCTGGGAAGACTACAAAAAGATAGGCAGGCAGGTGATCAAGCTAAGATGA
- the larA gene encoding nickel-dependent lactate racemase, producing the protein MEIELSYGTENLIIDLPDDRTTVVEPVRRPGVSDPGRLLRDTVRNPVAGPPLRECVRAGQKVAISMCDGTRPQPRMLMIGAVLDELSGIVDPKDIVVLVATGTHRPNTDEELEEMLGAELLGRVRVVNHDCRDTDSLVYLGEFGAGVPVSLNREWVEADVRITTGFVEPHFFAGFSGGPKLVAPGLAALETVLTLHDARRIGSEKATWGVREGNPVHDDVRAIARGTGVDFAFDVILNREKEIVDAFAGEMFSMHDAASEVARELAMVSFDEPFDVVVTTNSGYPLDQNLYQAVKGMSAAENAVRSGGLIICAAECRDGLPGGSEYERVLASAESIGDVLSAIEARPRTEPDQWQVQIQARVQAKARVGVYTDYLSEAELAAGHLERIDDISEAVRTALGRAGPGARVCVLPEGPQTIPYLKP; encoded by the coding sequence ATGGAGATAGAGCTCTCGTACGGTACGGAGAACCTGATCATAGACCTCCCCGACGACCGGACCACCGTCGTGGAGCCGGTCCGGCGTCCCGGCGTGTCCGACCCCGGGAGGCTTCTGCGCGACACCGTTCGGAACCCGGTGGCGGGGCCGCCTCTCAGAGAGTGTGTCCGCGCCGGTCAGAAGGTTGCGATCTCGATGTGTGACGGGACGCGTCCGCAGCCGAGGATGCTCATGATCGGGGCCGTTCTCGACGAGCTCTCGGGCATCGTGGATCCGAAAGACATCGTCGTGCTCGTCGCGACCGGAACGCACCGTCCGAACACCGACGAGGAACTCGAAGAGATGCTCGGCGCGGAGCTTCTCGGGCGGGTACGGGTCGTCAACCACGACTGCCGGGACACCGACTCGCTCGTCTACCTCGGGGAGTTCGGGGCCGGCGTTCCGGTCTCGCTCAACCGCGAGTGGGTCGAGGCGGATGTAAGGATCACGACCGGCTTCGTCGAGCCGCACTTCTTTGCCGGGTTCAGCGGCGGCCCGAAGCTTGTCGCACCGGGACTCGCAGCCCTCGAAACCGTCCTGACCCTTCACGACGCCCGGCGCATCGGCAGCGAAAAGGCGACGTGGGGCGTGCGGGAGGGGAACCCGGTCCACGACGACGTGCGGGCCATCGCACGGGGAACGGGCGTTGACTTCGCCTTCGATGTGATCCTCAACCGCGAAAAAGAGATAGTGGACGCCTTCGCCGGGGAGATGTTCAGCATGCACGACGCGGCCTCGGAGGTTGCCCGCGAGCTTGCAATGGTCTCCTTTGATGAGCCATTCGACGTGGTCGTAACGACCAACTCCGGCTACCCGCTCGACCAGAACCTCTACCAGGCGGTCAAGGGGATGAGCGCGGCGGAGAACGCGGTCAGGTCGGGCGGCCTCATAATCTGCGCCGCCGAGTGCCGCGACGGGCTGCCCGGCGGCAGCGAGTACGAGCGGGTCCTCGCCTCCGCAGAGTCCATCGGCGACGTCCTGAGCGCCATCGAGGCCCGCCCGAGGACCGAGCCGGATCAGTGGCAGGTCCAGATCCAGGCCAGGGTCCAGGCGAAGGCCCGCGTCGGGGTCTACACCGACTATCTCTCCGAAGCCGAGCTCGCCGCCGGACACCTCGAGCGGATAGACGATATCTCCGAAGCCGTCCGGACCGCCCTCGGCAGAGCCGGGCCGGGGGCGCGGGTCTGCGTCCTGCCGGAGGGGCCGCAGACCATCCCGTACCTCAAGCCCTGA
- a CDS encoding S1C family serine protease has translation MNELEDRKPSKTGESSGTSTGRAFGTLENLSASSRRKAAPLDAYSRVVRSVTQRLEPAVVSVSVRRGGGGSGIVVGLDDGYATAITNSHVVRASALEGSRLRVTPASGVRRPAELLGDDPSSDLAVIRFVPEEEVAVARLGDSDGLVVGQLVVAIGSPLGFQGSVTSGVVSALGRSLRGRDGRLIENVVQTDAAINPGNSGGPLADSEGSVVGINTAIIGGANGIGFAIPVSSAFRQIVFSLLTDGYVARAYLGLKLATRPGSPGAVVEKVEPASPAERGGLRPGDVVTLFAGGPVRSSDDLLGLLDATVIGADSPVRVLRRASVLDLSVRPTERP, from the coding sequence ATGAACGAACTGGAAGACCGGAAGCCCTCCAAGACCGGGGAATCGTCCGGGACATCGACCGGAAGGGCTTTCGGGACGCTTGAAAACCTCTCGGCGAGTTCGCGGCGGAAGGCCGCGCCGCTGGACGCTTATTCACGGGTCGTGCGGTCGGTGACGCAGAGGCTGGAGCCGGCGGTGGTGTCCGTTTCGGTGCGGCGAGGCGGGGGCGGGAGCGGGATCGTGGTCGGCCTCGACGACGGGTACGCGACCGCTATAACCAACAGCCACGTCGTCCGGGCTTCGGCTCTCGAAGGTTCCCGGCTGCGGGTTACCCCGGCAAGCGGTGTCCGGCGTCCGGCGGAGCTTCTCGGGGATGACCCGTCGAGCGACCTCGCCGTGATCCGCTTTGTCCCGGAGGAGGAGGTGGCCGTTGCGCGGCTCGGTGACTCGGACGGCCTGGTGGTCGGGCAGCTGGTCGTTGCGATCGGGAGCCCGCTCGGTTTTCAGGGTAGCGTTACGAGCGGGGTGGTCAGCGCGCTCGGGCGTTCCCTGCGCGGTCGGGACGGGCGGCTCATAGAGAACGTCGTTCAGACCGACGCCGCCATCAACCCCGGAAACTCCGGCGGCCCGCTCGCCGACTCGGAGGGCAGCGTCGTCGGCATCAACACCGCGATCATCGGCGGCGCGAACGGTATAGGGTTTGCGATCCCGGTCTCTTCGGCCTTTCGCCAGATCGTCTTCTCCCTGCTTACCGACGGTTACGTCGCCCGCGCCTACCTCGGCCTCAAGCTTGCGACGCGACCGGGATCTCCCGGCGCGGTCGTCGAGAAGGTGGAGCCGGCGAGCCCCGCCGAACGCGGCGGCCTGCGCCCCGGCGACGTTGTTACGCTGTTTGCGGGCGGCCCGGTACGCTCCTCGGATGATTTGCTCGGGCTGCTCGACGCGACCGTGATCGGCGCCGACTCCCCCGTTCGCGTCCTGCGCCGCGCAAGCGTCCTCGACCTCTCCGTCCGCCCGACGGAGAGACCGTAA
- a CDS encoding MaoC family dehydratase has product MGIKEGWRGRVYEDFEVGDVYRHPLGRTVLEVDNSWFTLLTQNTAPIHFDRHYSAGTSFGRPLVDSTFTLALVTGQSVTDVSQNVFANLGWDEVRLPAPVFEGDTVYSESEVLEKRGSGSRPNIGIVTVKTTGYNQDGTVVITFKRTLMVYRRDHIPNTNRPKPATPEEA; this is encoded by the coding sequence TTGGGGATCAAAGAAGGCTGGCGGGGCAGGGTCTACGAAGACTTCGAGGTGGGGGACGTGTACAGGCACCCGCTCGGGCGTACGGTGCTTGAGGTGGACAACTCGTGGTTTACGCTCCTTACGCAGAACACCGCCCCGATACACTTCGACCGCCACTACTCGGCGGGTACGTCTTTCGGGAGGCCGCTCGTTGACTCGACTTTCACCCTTGCGCTTGTGACCGGCCAGAGCGTAACGGACGTGTCGCAGAACGTCTTCGCCAACCTCGGCTGGGACGAGGTGAGGCTGCCAGCACCGGTCTTCGAGGGGGATACGGTCTACTCCGAGTCCGAGGTTCTGGAGAAGCGGGGGTCGGGGTCGCGCCCGAACATCGGCATCGTTACCGTAAAGACGACCGGCTACAACCAGGATGGTACGGTCGTAATAACGTTCAAGCGGACGCTCATGGTCTACAGGCGCGACCACATTCCGAACACGAACCGCCCGAAGCCCGCGACTCCCGAGGAGGCCTGA
- a CDS encoding response regulator transcription factor codes for MTEPGNPGEPDAAPPKSILRVLIVSDSPVVRAGLSSMLASSTLPVVAVEESDGLAGRDYFDAVVLSAEADEPSAADGILSAAELAEGMVLLTRNPPDDLPVLLSAAPGGWALLSPDTGPHELAAAVLAVSSGLVALSPGFAKTLRPEPDEPAASPLESGPLTPRELEVLALISAGLANKSIARALGISEHTVKFHISSIYTRLNVANRAEAVSVAARLGLITL; via the coding sequence ATGACCGAACCGGGGAACCCCGGGGAACCCGATGCGGCCCCCCCGAAGAGCATCCTGCGGGTCCTGATCGTCTCCGACTCACCGGTTGTCCGCGCCGGACTTTCTTCGATGCTCGCCTCCTCGACCCTGCCCGTCGTGGCCGTTGAGGAGTCCGACGGCCTCGCCGGGCGGGACTACTTCGACGCGGTCGTCCTCTCCGCCGAGGCCGACGAACCCTCGGCGGCGGACGGCATCCTCTCCGCCGCCGAACTCGCGGAGGGGATGGTCCTCCTCACCCGGAACCCCCCCGATGACCTCCCGGTCCTTCTCTCCGCCGCTCCGGGGGGATGGGCGCTCCTCTCCCCCGACACGGGCCCGCACGAGCTTGCAGCGGCGGTCCTGGCGGTTTCGTCCGGCCTCGTCGCGCTCTCACCCGGGTTTGCGAAGACCCTGCGCCCGGAACCGGACGAGCCCGCCGCAAGCCCCCTGGAATCCGGCCCGCTCACCCCGAGGGAACTGGAGGTGCTCGCGCTTATAAGCGCGGGCCTCGCAAACAAGTCCATCGCCCGCGCCCTCGGCATAAGCGAGCACACGGTGAAGTTCCACATCTCGTCCATCTACACCAGGCTAAACGTCGCAAACCGGGCCGAAGCCGTGAGCGTCGCCGCCCGCCTTGGTCTGATCACCCTCTAA
- a CDS encoding S1C family serine protease: protein MSSEGFRTDTGSEAGGLLGGLSREIARVVEGASASVVTVVGGRGYPGSGVVYGEGLVLSSLPAVGDGEGLSIADNSGEVRDAELVGYDHRSGLALLRAGGLEAPALSPAAEEARIGEIALSLGRPGGVRAGFGIVGSIESFHRGRGSGRGRGRRSGGPVRLRLDSAPYPGLGGGAVLSASSGLLGVVVAGGRNSTFAVPARVAWEVASRLEGGGSLRRGYLGIYSQPVSLSDSGGGLLVAGVLDDTPASEAGILVGDIVTTLDGHPVTDSEDLMTLLQGERVGLSVPLGLIRGGVPTEVSVRVAERRPESGGPSRGRRR from the coding sequence ATGAGCAGCGAGGGATTCAGAACAGACACGGGAAGCGAAGCGGGCGGCCTACTCGGGGGGCTCTCCCGGGAGATCGCCAGGGTGGTCGAGGGCGCGTCCGCCTCGGTCGTTACGGTCGTCGGGGGGCGAGGCTACCCCGGAAGCGGCGTCGTCTACGGTGAGGGTCTTGTGCTGAGCAGCCTTCCGGCCGTAGGCGACGGTGAGGGCCTGAGCATCGCGGACAACTCCGGCGAGGTCCGTGACGCCGAGCTCGTCGGCTACGACCACCGCTCGGGGCTGGCCCTGCTGAGGGCCGGGGGACTCGAAGCCCCGGCCCTCTCCCCCGCTGCGGAAGAGGCGAGGATCGGGGAGATAGCACTCTCCCTCGGGCGTCCCGGCGGGGTTCGGGCGGGGTTCGGTATCGTCGGGTCCATCGAGAGCTTTCACCGGGGCCGGGGCTCCGGACGCGGCAGAGGTCGCCGGTCGGGCGGTCCGGTGCGCCTCCGGCTCGACAGCGCCCCGTATCCCGGCCTGGGCGGCGGCGCGGTGCTGTCGGCCTCAAGCGGGTTGCTCGGCGTGGTCGTCGCCGGGGGCCGGAACTCGACGTTCGCGGTCCCCGCGCGGGTCGCGTGGGAGGTTGCCTCGAGGCTCGAAGGCGGCGGTTCGCTGCGCCGGGGCTACCTCGGGATCTACAGCCAGCCGGTGAGCCTTTCCGACTCGGGGGGCGGGCTGCTCGTCGCAGGGGTTCTTGACGACACCCCGGCTTCCGAGGCCGGTATCCTGGTCGGAGACATCGTTACAACCCTGGACGGCCACCCCGTAACGGACAGCGAAGACCTCATGACGCTTCTTCAGGGCGAGCGGGTCGGGCTTTCCGTTCCGCTCGGGTTGATCCGGGGCGGCGTCCCGACGGAGGTCTCCGTCCGCGTCGCCGAGCGTCGCCCGGAGTCGGGCGGTCCTTCTCGCGGGCGACGGCGGTGA
- a CDS encoding acyl-CoA dehydrogenase family protein: MRQVCDRFPNEYWRDLDARREYPEEWVRAMVESKYLSALIPQEYGGLGLNLLQACAIMEEANRSGANANPAHAQMYVMGTVLRHGSEEQKRDLLPKIASGEVRLQAFGVTEPEAGTETTAIKTFAERKGDKYIVNGRKIYISRVQYSDFMVLLARTTPIEEVEKKSAGLSVFIIDLRDIKGKNLTVRRRRVMMNNFTNELEFSNVEVPAKNRIGEEGRGLKYIFDGMNAERILIAAECVGDGRFFLERAVSRANEREVFGRPIGRNQGVQFPISRAYVNLEAANLMVEKAARLFDAGEPCGAEANMAKLLAADASWECGNVALQTLGGYGVDSEYDVERKLRETRLYQVAPVSTNLILSHIGERVLGMPRSF, from the coding sequence GTGAGGCAGGTCTGCGACCGCTTCCCGAACGAGTACTGGCGCGACCTCGACGCGCGGCGCGAGTACCCGGAGGAGTGGGTTCGGGCGATGGTCGAGTCGAAGTACCTCTCGGCTTTGATCCCGCAGGAATACGGCGGCCTCGGCCTGAACCTCCTGCAGGCCTGCGCGATCATGGAGGAGGCCAACCGCAGCGGGGCGAACGCCAACCCGGCCCACGCCCAGATGTACGTGATGGGCACGGTCCTGCGGCACGGAAGCGAAGAGCAGAAGCGCGACCTTCTGCCGAAGATAGCCTCCGGCGAGGTCCGGCTGCAGGCCTTCGGCGTCACCGAACCCGAGGCCGGAACCGAGACGACCGCCATAAAAACATTCGCGGAGCGCAAAGGCGACAAGTACATCGTAAACGGGCGGAAGATCTACATCTCCCGCGTCCAGTACTCGGACTTTATGGTCCTTCTTGCCCGCACCACGCCTATCGAGGAGGTCGAGAAGAAGTCCGCCGGGCTCTCGGTGTTTATAATCGACCTGCGCGACATCAAGGGGAAGAACCTGACGGTCAGACGCCGCCGGGTGATGATGAACAACTTCACAAACGAACTGGAGTTCAGCAACGTCGAGGTCCCGGCAAAGAACCGCATCGGGGAGGAGGGGCGCGGCCTCAAGTACATCTTCGATGGCATGAACGCCGAGCGCATCCTTATCGCCGCCGAGTGCGTCGGCGACGGACGGTTCTTTCTTGAACGCGCCGTTTCCCGGGCAAACGAGCGGGAGGTCTTCGGACGCCCCATCGGCCGGAATCAGGGGGTGCAGTTCCCCATCTCCCGCGCCTACGTCAACCTCGAAGCCGCTAACCTGATGGTCGAGAAAGCCGCCCGGCTCTTCGACGCCGGCGAACCGTGCGGAGCCGAAGCGAACATGGCGAAGCTCCTCGCCGCCGATGCAAGCTGGGAATGTGGCAATGTCGCACTACAGACGCTCGGTGGTTACGGGGTGGACTCCGAGTACGACGTGGAGCGGAAGCTCCGGGAGACGCGGCTCTATCAGGTGGCGCCTGTTTCTACGAACCTGATCCTCTCTCACATCGGAGAGCGGGTTCTCGGGATGCCGAGGAGTTTCTAG
- a CDS encoding MFS transporter → MAHIPRPPADEGQILSCRPDAGRRETSGAWVLVATVLASGMAFIDGTVTNVALPVLQEELGASSAEALWVVEAYALFLAALILVGGSLGDHLGRKRIFLTGVVLFALASVWCGLAPNAGQLIVARAVCGIGGAMMVPGSLAIIGSYFTEAERGKAIGTWSGFSGITAALGPVLGGFLIENVSWRAVFLINIPLAAVVVVVALRYIPESRDPDARSLDVPGAILATLGLGGVVFGLIEAPVRGLLDPLVLASLAVGIVSLLLFVFAEGRSREPMMPLSLFRSRMFGGANLLTLLLYAGLGGALYFLPFNLIQVHDYSATAAGGAFLPFVIITFLLSRWAGGLVARYGARLPLVVGPLVAALGFVVFVLPGTEGSYWTTFFPAVVLLGVGMSLVIAPLTTTALNAVEGRHSGLASGVNNAVSRMAGLLAIPIMGIIVLSAFSGGLDSRLTDLDLPARATQEIEASRNDLAVLSVPEGLNVSEAAAVERAVDESFVAGFRLVMLTAAGLAVASAVAAGVLLGGSGEKRKGRVV, encoded by the coding sequence TTGGCACACATACCGAGGCCACCGGCGGACGAGGGGCAGATACTCTCCTGCAGGCCCGACGCCGGTCGGCGTGAAACTTCCGGAGCGTGGGTTCTCGTTGCGACCGTTTTAGCCTCCGGCATGGCCTTTATAGACGGGACCGTTACAAACGTCGCCCTCCCCGTGCTTCAGGAAGAACTCGGGGCAAGCTCGGCCGAGGCGCTCTGGGTTGTCGAGGCCTACGCGCTGTTTCTGGCGGCCCTTATACTCGTCGGCGGGTCGCTCGGGGATCACCTCGGCAGAAAGCGGATCTTCCTTACCGGAGTCGTGCTGTTTGCGCTCGCCTCGGTGTGGTGCGGCCTTGCACCGAACGCCGGACAGCTTATCGTGGCAAGGGCGGTCTGCGGCATCGGCGGGGCGATGATGGTCCCCGGTTCGCTCGCCATAATCGGGAGCTACTTCACCGAGGCGGAGCGGGGGAAGGCGATCGGGACGTGGTCGGGTTTCTCCGGCATCACGGCGGCTCTGGGACCGGTGCTCGGCGGGTTCCTGATCGAGAACGTCTCCTGGCGAGCGGTCTTCCTGATCAACATCCCCCTCGCCGCTGTCGTGGTCGTAGTCGCCCTGCGGTACATCCCCGAGAGCCGCGACCCGGACGCGAGAAGCCTCGACGTTCCCGGCGCCATACTCGCGACGCTCGGCCTCGGCGGGGTCGTCTTCGGGCTTATAGAGGCCCCGGTGCGCGGTCTTCTGGACCCGCTGGTGCTCGCTTCCCTTGCGGTGGGCATCGTTTCGCTTCTGCTCTTTGTCTTTGCGGAGGGACGAAGCCGGGAGCCGATGATGCCGCTCTCGCTCTTTCGTTCGCGGATGTTCGGCGGGGCGAACCTGCTGACGCTCCTGCTCTACGCCGGTCTCGGGGGTGCGCTCTACTTTCTGCCGTTCAACCTGATACAGGTCCACGACTACTCCGCGACCGCCGCCGGAGGGGCGTTCCTGCCGTTCGTGATCATCACGTTCCTCCTGTCGCGGTGGGCGGGCGGCCTCGTGGCCCGCTACGGCGCACGACTTCCGCTCGTCGTCGGGCCGCTCGTAGCGGCCCTCGGGTTCGTCGTCTTCGTGCTTCCGGGGACGGAGGGTTCGTACTGGACGACCTTCTTCCCGGCGGTGGTGCTGCTCGGGGTCGGGATGTCTCTGGTTATCGCGCCCCTCACGACGACCGCGCTGAATGCCGTCGAGGGGAGGCATTCCGGCCTTGCCTCGGGGGTGAACAACGCCGTCTCGCGCATGGCCGGGCTGCTTGCGATCCCGATCATGGGGATCATCGTCCTGTCGGCGTTCTCCGGCGGGCTGGACTCCCGGCTCACGGACCTCGACCTCCCGGCCCGGGCGACGCAGGAAATAGAAGCGAGCCGGAACGACCTCGCCGTCCTCTCCGTACCGGAAGGCCTGAACGTGTCCGAAGCGGCGGCGGTGGAACGCGCGGTGGACGAGTCGTTTGTGGCGGGCTTCCGGCTCGTCATGCTGACGGCGGCGGGGCTTGCGGTGGCGAGCGCGGTTGCAGCGGGGGTTCTGCTCGGTGGGTCCGGTGAGAAGAGAAAAGGTCGCGTGGTATAG